One segment of Dolichospermum sp. DET69 DNA contains the following:
- a CDS encoding DUF561 domain-containing protein, which translates to MTMSPNLKRAFAHPVLKVISGLNNFNAANVAAIVKAADLGGATFVDIAADVDLVKLAKSLTNLPICVSAVEPEKFVTAVAAGADLIEIGNFDSFYAQGRRFEAAEVLELTRQTRALLPEITLSVTVPHILTLDQQVQLAEDLVKAGADIIQTEGGTSSNPIHPGTLGLIEKAAPTLAAAYEIARAVSVPVLCASGMSNVTAPMAIASGAAGIGVGSAINQLNSEIAMIAAVRSLVEALATANTVVYSK; encoded by the coding sequence ATGACTATGTCTCCTAACCTCAAACGTGCATTCGCTCATCCTGTGCTTAAGGTAATTAGCGGTTTGAATAACTTTAATGCTGCTAATGTGGCTGCGATTGTCAAAGCGGCTGATTTAGGTGGTGCTACTTTTGTGGATATTGCTGCTGATGTGGATTTGGTGAAATTGGCGAAAAGCTTGACCAATTTACCTATTTGTGTATCTGCGGTTGAACCAGAAAAGTTTGTAACTGCTGTGGCTGCTGGTGCTGATTTAATTGAAATTGGTAATTTCGATTCTTTTTATGCCCAAGGACGCAGATTTGAAGCGGCGGAAGTTTTGGAACTAACTCGCCAAACCCGCGCTTTGTTGCCAGAAATTACCCTGTCTGTGACTGTTCCCCATATTCTTACCTTAGACCAACAGGTACAACTGGCTGAAGATTTGGTGAAAGCTGGCGCTGATATTATTCAAACTGAAGGTGGTACTAGCAGTAATCCTATTCACCCCGGTACTTTGGGTTTAATTGAAAAAGCTGCTCCAACTTTAGCCGCAGCTTATGAAATTGCCCGTGCGGTCTCTGTGCCTGTACTGTGTGCTTCTGGTATGTCTAATGTGACTGCACCAATGGCGATCGCATCTGGTGCGGCTGGTATTGGTGTCGGTTCAGCTATTAACCAACTCAATAGTGAAATCGCCATGATTGCTGCTGTGCGTAGTTTAGTGGAAGCTTTAGCTACTGCGAATACTGTGGTATATAGTAAGTAG
- a CDS encoding DegT/DnrJ/EryC1/StrS family aminotransferase: MVKSVNSIPAFDIKEQYATIQAEVSTAVLDVLASGRYIGGPAVTDFEQQFAAYHGVSECVACNSGTDALFLALRALGIGAGDEVITTPFTFFATTEVISAVGAIPVFVDIDATTFNLDVEKVAAAITSKTKAIMPVHLFGIPVEMTGLMEIARSHNLAVIEDCAQATGASWEDKKVGSIGHIGCFSFYPTKNLGGCGDGGAMTTNDPEIATQLRVLREHGSKVRYIHEEIGINSRLDAIQAVILQIKLRYLDFWNNRRKQIADYYYQHLSSLSGIVAPQEFPGGIGVWNQYTIRVSGERRNGASGKYRDWVKNQMQEQGVNSMIYYPLPLHLQPVYKNSGYQSGEFPVAEQACHEVLSLPMFPELEQEQQDKVIDALKNCLS; encoded by the coding sequence ATGGTTAAAAGTGTAAATTCGATTCCAGCCTTTGATATTAAAGAACAATATGCCACCATTCAGGCTGAGGTAAGTACCGCTGTTTTAGATGTTCTGGCTTCTGGGCGTTATATTGGTGGTCCAGCAGTTACAGATTTTGAACAACAGTTTGCAGCTTATCATGGCGTAAGTGAATGTGTAGCTTGTAACTCAGGCACTGATGCCCTATTTTTAGCATTACGCGCTTTAGGAATTGGTGCAGGTGATGAGGTTATTACCACACCATTTACTTTTTTTGCGACGACAGAAGTTATTAGTGCTGTCGGGGCAATTCCAGTATTTGTAGATATTGATGCCACTACATTTAATTTAGATGTAGAAAAAGTAGCAGCAGCAATTACATCAAAAACTAAAGCGATTATGCCAGTACATCTGTTTGGCATCCCTGTGGAGATGACAGGATTAATGGAAATTGCCAGATCTCATAATTTAGCAGTAATTGAAGATTGCGCTCAAGCTACTGGTGCCAGTTGGGAGGATAAAAAAGTTGGTAGTATTGGGCATATTGGTTGCTTTAGTTTCTACCCTACCAAAAATCTCGGTGGTTGTGGTGATGGTGGAGCAATGACCACAAATGATCCAGAGATCGCTACTCAATTACGAGTTTTACGGGAACATGGGAGTAAAGTAAGATATATTCATGAAGAAATTGGTATCAATAGTCGGTTAGATGCCATTCAAGCGGTAATTTTACAAATTAAACTGCGCTATCTCGATTTTTGGAACAACAGACGCAAGCAAATCGCTGATTATTATTACCAACATCTCAGTTCACTTTCTGGTATTGTTGCTCCTCAAGAATTTCCCGGAGGAATTGGTGTCTGGAATCAATATACTATTCGGGTGTCTGGAGAAAGACGTAATGGTGCAAGTGGTAAATATCGAGATTGGGTAAAAAATCAAATGCAGGAACAGGGTGTTAATTCCATGATTTACTATCCCTTACCTTTACATTTGCAGCCAGTGTATAAAAATTCAGGTTATCAATCAGGAGAATTCCCAGTAGCAGAGCAAGCTTGTCATGAAGTTTTATCTTTACCCATGTTCCCTGAATTAGAGCAAGAACAACAAGATAAAGTCATTGATGCCTTAAAAAATTGTTTGTCTTAA
- the fetB gene encoding iron export ABC transporter permease subunit FetB translates to MPELIKLDMVDLAFAIGLMAIAIGLSAWEQLGLELNLSVATGRTILQLLVLGYIFDFIFAVNNILAVVGILAIILTITAIITRNRISQKIPHVLPLVWVAIFLSTSLTLLYTNFLIIQPDRWYEPRYIIPLAGILLGNAMNAAAVAGERLVTSINQFPTEIETHLSLGATVEQAIKSYRKEAIRAALMPTLNQMILIGMVTIPTFTNGQLLAGVTPLEAVSYEILIIFMVAVTNLLTTILITKGLCRQFFNSAMQLVR, encoded by the coding sequence ATGCCAGAGCTAATCAAATTGGATATGGTAGATTTGGCTTTCGCTATTGGCTTAATGGCTATTGCCATTGGTTTATCGGCTTGGGAGCAATTAGGACTAGAATTAAATTTAAGCGTAGCTACTGGTAGGACTATCCTCCAACTGCTGGTATTAGGATATATTTTTGACTTCATTTTTGCTGTTAATAATATTTTGGCAGTAGTGGGGATTCTAGCAATAATTCTGACAATTACCGCAATTATTACTCGCAATCGGATCAGTCAAAAAATTCCCCACGTTTTACCCTTAGTCTGGGTAGCAATTTTTCTCAGTACGTCCTTAACGTTGCTTTATACTAATTTTTTAATTATTCAACCAGATAGATGGTATGAACCGCGTTATATCATTCCTTTAGCTGGTATATTGCTGGGTAATGCGATGAATGCGGCAGCAGTAGCCGGAGAACGTCTGGTTACTAGTATCAACCAATTTCCCACGGAAATAGAAACCCATTTAAGTTTAGGCGCGACGGTGGAACAGGCTATCAAATCTTACCGCAAAGAAGCAATTCGCGCCGCATTGATGCCCACTTTGAACCAAATGATCTTAATTGGTATGGTAACAATACCAACCTTCACCAATGGACAGTTATTAGCTGGTGTCACACCTCTAGAGGCTGTATCCTACGAGATTTTAATTATTTTTATGGTGGCTGTCACCAACTTGTTAACAACCATTTTAATTACTAAAGGCTTATGTCGGCAGTTTTTTAATTCAGCCATGCAGTTGGTTAGGTAA
- a CDS encoding DUF433 domain-containing protein, with protein sequence MNNPVLERITINHDICHGKPCIRGLRYPVEMILELLSSGMTIDDILEDYDDLEYEDILAVLTFATRLTQVKSIL encoded by the coding sequence ATGAATAACCCAGTATTAGAGAGAATAACAATTAACCATGATATTTGTCATGGTAAACCCTGTATTCGCGGATTACGCTATCCTGTGGAAATGATCTTGGAACTTTTGAGTTCGGGAATGACTATTGATGATATTTTAGAAGATTATGATGATTTAGAATATGAAGATATTTTAGCAGTTCTTACCTTTGCTACTCGACTCACTCAAGTTAAAAGTATTCTGTAA
- a CDS encoding PIN domain-containing protein: protein MKYLLDTNVCIKYLNEDLIIRRKLENIDLEDIAVCSVVKLELFYGAMRSDNPDQVWAKVKRFLEVFISLPLDDISALNAGEIRAQLANIGTPVIMIY from the coding sequence ATGAAATATTTGTTAGATACAAATGTATGTATTAAATATCTTAATGAAGATTTGATTATTCGCCGAAAATTAGAAAATATTGATTTAGAAGATATTGCTGTTTGTTCAGTTGTCAAGTTAGAGTTATTTTATGGAGCAATGAGAAGTGATAATCCTGATCAAGTTTGGGCAAAAGTAAAGCGATTTTTAGAAGTATTTATTTCTTTACCTTTAGATGATATTTCAGCTTTAAATGCAGGTGAAATTCGGGCGCAGTTAGCAAATATTGGTACTCCGGTTATAATGATTTATTAA
- a CDS encoding YgiT-type zinc finger protein yields the protein MLSCHNCGSDKFPEELVNETFEVEGKLILVEGIPAKVCSRCGEITFSSETAENIRLMLNSNQKSQRKIEIDVFAFSA from the coding sequence ATGTTAAGCTGTCATAATTGCGGTTCAGATAAATTTCCTGAAGAATTAGTTAATGAAACTTTTGAAGTCGAAGGTAAACTAATTTTAGTTGAGGGTATTCCAGCTAAGGTTTGTTCTCGTTGTGGAGAAATAACCTTTAGTAGTGAAACTGCTGAAAATATTCGTTTAATGTTGAATAGTAATCAAAAATCTCAGAGAAAAATTGAGATTGATGTTTTTGCTTTTTCTGCTTAA
- a CDS encoding type II toxin-antitoxin system RelE/ParE family toxin has product MYTTLEGTTPFLEWRNSLKDARARAKIRARLDRVEEGNLGDCKFVGEGVYELRIDYGPGYRIYFGQESDVIILLLWGGDKSRQNKDIRQAQDYWQDYRSQDNA; this is encoded by the coding sequence ATTTACACAACTTTAGAAGGAACTACTCCTTTCTTAGAATGGCGAAATTCCTTGAAAGATGCTAGAGCTAGAGCTAAAATTAGAGCAAGATTAGACCGAGTAGAAGAGGGAAATTTAGGAGATTGTAAGTTTGTTGGTGAAGGAGTATATGAACTGCGTATTGATTATGGTCCTGGTTATCGAATTTATTTTGGACAAGAGAGTGATGTGATCATTTTATTGCTATGGGGTGGTGATAAAAGCAGACAAAATAAAGATATTCGTCAAGCTCAAGATTATTGGCAAGATTACAGGAGTCAAGACAATGCCTAA
- a CDS encoding IS607 family transposase: MENQEVTISIGDAAKELGVSVKTVRRWADAGKLQFERSPSGHRRFFLTDIKRITPRDFNQLENRITINYARVSSHDQKEDLSRQIKVLEAFSGSNGWQFETISDLGSGLNYNKKGLQKLLKRIMQGDVGRLVLTHKDRLLRFGSEIVFAMCEEFETEVVIINKSIEETTFEQELVTDMIELITVFSARLYGSRSHKNKKLLDNVSKVVQESIQKS; the protein is encoded by the coding sequence ATGGAAAACCAAGAAGTGACTATTTCAATAGGTGATGCGGCTAAAGAGCTTGGTGTATCAGTAAAAACTGTTCGTAGATGGGCTGATGCTGGTAAATTGCAATTTGAACGCAGTCCATCAGGGCATAGAAGATTTTTTCTTACAGATATTAAACGAATTACACCGCGAGATTTTAATCAGTTAGAAAACCGCATAACTATCAATTATGCCCGCGTTTCTAGCCATGACCAAAAAGAGGATTTATCTAGGCAGATAAAGGTTTTAGAAGCTTTTAGCGGAAGTAATGGTTGGCAGTTTGAGACTATATCTGACTTAGGTAGTGGTTTAAATTACAATAAAAAAGGTCTTCAAAAACTACTGAAACGGATTATGCAAGGTGATGTAGGTAGATTAGTCCTGACTCATAAGGATAGACTTCTCAGGTTTGGTTCTGAGATTGTATTTGCAATGTGCGAAGAATTTGAAACTGAAGTTGTCATTATCAATAAATCAATCGAAGAAACCACTTTTGAACAAGAATTAGTAACAGACATGATTGAACTCATTACTGTTTTTTCAGCAAGACTGTATGGTTCGCGAAGTCACAAGAACAAAAAACTACTGGACAACGTGTCCAAAGTTGTCCAAGAATCTATCCAAAAAAGTTGA
- a CDS encoding transposase: MLLCFKTALIPNNGQVTAFRKASGVARHAYNWANAQIKDILAVQKEGEKLKLPSAIDLHKRLIAEVKSEHIWYYEVNKNVPQKALADLRQAWDRCFSKTSKQPRFKKKGQHDSFYLESGTKAKPAIKNDGKRIKLPSIGWVRLAEPLPITVTHNCVISRQADKWFISVKYEVEKPPILADRPTIGVDIGIKELAVCSNGEVFENPKAYRRMSKRMKRLQRSVSRKIKGSNNRKKAVRKLAKLHAKVSNIRKDSIHKLTYYLAKNHSIIKIEDLHVKAFLKNHKLAGAIADCGMYEFKRQLEYKTEKFGSELILVDRFFPSSQICSNCGNHRHKMPLKSRVYVCPDCGHTEDRDLNAAKNIDRWFVDIFIPVA, from the coding sequence ATGCTTCTGTGTTTCAAAACTGCGTTAATTCCAAATAACGGACAGGTTACAGCTTTTCGTAAAGCATCTGGAGTAGCTAGACACGCCTATAACTGGGCAAATGCTCAAATCAAGGATATTTTAGCTGTTCAAAAAGAAGGCGAAAAACTTAAATTACCCTCAGCAATAGACTTGCATAAGCGATTAATTGCTGAGGTAAAATCTGAGCATATTTGGTATTACGAAGTTAATAAAAATGTTCCTCAGAAGGCGTTAGCTGATTTACGCCAGGCTTGGGATAGGTGTTTTTCCAAAACATCAAAACAACCACGATTCAAGAAAAAAGGACAACACGATTCTTTCTATTTAGAATCAGGAACTAAGGCGAAACCAGCGATTAAAAATGATGGTAAAAGAATTAAATTACCGTCAATTGGCTGGGTACGTTTAGCAGAACCTTTACCGATTACAGTAACTCATAATTGCGTGATTTCTAGACAGGCTGATAAATGGTTTATTTCTGTTAAATACGAAGTTGAAAAACCTCCTATACTTGCAGACAGACCGACCATTGGCGTTGACATCGGTATCAAAGAATTAGCAGTTTGCAGTAATGGTGAAGTATTCGAGAATCCTAAAGCCTACCGCCGCATGAGTAAACGCATGAAACGTTTACAGCGTAGTGTGAGCAGGAAAATTAAAGGCTCTAATAACCGTAAAAAAGCTGTGAGAAAATTAGCTAAATTACACGCCAAAGTTTCTAATATTCGCAAGGACTCTATTCACAAATTAACCTACTATCTAGCTAAAAACCACAGCATAATTAAGATAGAGGATTTGCACGTTAAGGCATTTTTGAAGAACCACAAATTAGCAGGTGCAATTGCAGATTGTGGGATGTATGAATTTAAAAGGCAATTAGAGTACAAAACTGAGAAGTTTGGCAGTGAATTAATCCTTGTAGATAGATTCTTTCCTAGTTCGCAAATATGCTCTAACTGCGGTAATCATCGTCATAAAATGCCATTAAAAAGCCGCGTTTATGTTTGTCCTGATTGTGGACATACAGAGGATCGTGACCTCAACGCAGCTAAGAATATTGACCGATGGTTTGTGGATATTTTTATCCCTGTAGCGTAG
- the aroA gene encoding 3-phosphoshikimate 1-carboxyvinyltransferase, whose product MPSVVITLQTQANSSDHLIIQRPLAGLSLQGCIRVPGDKSISHRALMLGAIAEGETQIQGLLLGEDPRSTAACFRALGAEISELNTELVKVKGIGLGNFQEPIDVLDAGNSGTTMRLMLGLLASHPGRFFTVTGDSSLRSRPMSRVVKPLQQMGAQIWGRKGNTLAPLAIQGQALQAIHYHSPIASAQVKSCILLAGLNTAGKTTVTEPALSRDHSERMLRAYGAELSIDTDTNSVTITGGAKLYGQTVIVPGDISSAAFWLVAGAIVPGSDLVVENVGVNPTRTGILEALAMMGANIQLENQREVAGEPVADIRVRSGGLKSCTIAGDIIPRLIDEIPILAVAAAFAQGTTIIRDAEELRVKESDRITVMAQQLNKMGAKITELPDGMEIIGGTPLVGAEVDSHTDHRIAMSLAIAALNSTGTTTIYRAEAAAISYPNFTNTLREICQ is encoded by the coding sequence ATGCCGTCTGTTGTTATTACTTTACAAACTCAAGCAAACTCTTCTGATCACTTAATTATTCAGCGCCCTCTTGCTGGATTGTCTTTACAGGGATGTATCCGAGTCCCTGGAGATAAATCTATTTCCCATCGTGCTTTGATGTTGGGTGCGATCGCTGAAGGTGAAACTCAGATTCAAGGACTACTTTTAGGCGAAGATCCCCGCAGCACCGCGGCTTGTTTTCGGGCGTTAGGTGCGGAAATTTCGGAATTAAATACAGAATTGGTCAAGGTCAAAGGCATCGGTTTGGGCAATTTCCAAGAACCTATAGATGTCTTAGACGCTGGTAATTCTGGCACAACGATGAGGTTGATGTTGGGGTTGTTAGCATCCCATCCAGGGCGGTTTTTCACGGTGACTGGGGATAGTTCTTTGCGATCGCGTCCTATGTCCCGTGTTGTCAAACCTTTGCAACAAATGGGAGCGCAAATTTGGGGACGCAAAGGTAATACTTTAGCACCTCTAGCTATTCAAGGACAAGCCCTGCAAGCTATTCATTATCATTCTCCTATCGCTTCGGCTCAAGTTAAATCCTGTATCCTTCTTGCCGGTTTAAACACCGCAGGCAAAACTACCGTCACCGAACCCGCTTTATCACGGGATCATAGTGAACGAATGTTAAGGGCTTATGGGGCGGAATTAAGTATAGATACAGATACGAATAGTGTAACTATTACTGGTGGGGCGAAACTCTACGGACAAACTGTAATTGTCCCTGGTGATATCAGTTCAGCCGCTTTTTGGTTAGTCGCAGGGGCGATCGTTCCTGGTTCAGATTTGGTAGTGGAAAATGTCGGTGTTAATCCTACCCGCACCGGAATTTTAGAAGCTTTGGCAATGATGGGGGCAAATATTCAACTAGAAAATCAGCGGGAAGTTGCGGGAGAACCTGTGGCTGATATTCGTGTCCGTTCCGGTGGTTTAAAAAGCTGTACCATTGCCGGTGATATTATTCCCAGATTAATTGATGAAATTCCCATTTTGGCAGTTGCGGCGGCTTTTGCCCAAGGGACAACAATTATTCGGGATGCGGAAGAGTTAAGAGTCAAAGAGAGCGATCGCATTACCGTGATGGCGCAACAACTCAATAAAATGGGGGCAAAAATCACCGAATTACCTGACGGGATGGAAATTATCGGTGGTACTCCCCTAGTCGGTGCGGAAGTAGATAGCCATACAGATCATCGCATTGCCATGAGTTTAGCGATCGCCGCCCTTAATTCTACTGGTACAACTACCATTTATCGCGCTGAAGCCGCAGCTATTTCTTATCCCAACTTTACAAACACATTACGGGAAATTTGCCAATAG
- a CDS encoding thioredoxin family protein, protein MVLTASTMLPLGTKAPDFHLPEVVSRKIISLDNFTDKKALLIMFICRHCPFVKHIQQELAKLDQDYSSSDLGIIAISANDAKNYPNDAPESLKEMVIELGFDFTFCYDETQEIAKAYTAACTPDFFLFDREQKLVYRGQLDDSRPSNHQPVTGKDLRAAITAVLNNQPLTIEQKPSIGCNIKWKPGNEPSY, encoded by the coding sequence ATGGTTTTAACAGCTTCTACAATGTTGCCTTTAGGCACTAAAGCTCCAGATTTTCATCTACCAGAAGTAGTATCTAGAAAAATAATTTCTCTTGATAATTTTACCGACAAGAAAGCATTATTAATCATGTTTATTTGCCGTCATTGCCCATTTGTTAAGCATATTCAACAAGAATTAGCAAAATTAGACCAAGATTACAGCAGCAGTGATTTAGGGATTATTGCCATTAGTGCTAATGATGCTAAAAATTACCCCAACGATGCCCCAGAATCATTAAAAGAAATGGTTATAGAATTGGGGTTTGATTTTACTTTCTGTTACGACGAAACCCAAGAAATAGCAAAAGCTTATACAGCAGCTTGTACACCGGATTTCTTTTTATTTGATAGGGAACAAAAACTGGTTTATCGTGGACAATTAGATGATAGTCGTCCTAGCAATCATCAACCTGTAACAGGTAAAGATTTAAGAGCAGCTATTACCGCAGTCCTAAATAATCAACCTCTGACAATTGAACAAAAGCCAAGTATTGGTTGCAATATCAAATGGAAACCAGGTAACGAACCGAGTTATTAG
- a CDS encoding peptide ABC transporter substrate-binding protein: protein MKRWGRMTKFLSLFCLCLLFIVSCTPKQQTNTPAPSSVTTTAGDGRITIGTTGKPRTLDPADAYELSSLGLIFNMSDRLYTYEPGSTEIKPQLATELPKVSADGLTYTIPTRKGVLFHDQTPFNAKAMEFSIQRFIENKGKPSFLLSDTVASVKATGEDELTIKLKKPFAAFPSLLAFSGVCAVSPTAYEIGAGKFKPNIFVGTGAYKLAKYGTDSLRFDVFDKYWGTKPENKGVNVQIQTSPVNLFNAFKTGAVDVAYLSLQPDQIRSLEASAKKGDWQAITAQGSVVSYMVLNRNQKPLDKVEVRSAIASLIDRKLLNDRVLYSQADPLYSMIPTTFNVSQPLFKDKYGDGNFELAKKSLVSAGFSKENPAKVQIWYPASSPTRSLAAQTLKSLADTKMDGMLQLEVKTVEGATFFKEISKGLYPAALLDWYPDFLDPDNYVQPFLACEKGSVATGCQEGGSQTQGSFYYSEAMNKLIDQQRKEQNPEARKKIFADIQAQVLTDVPYIPLWQNKDYVFAQKGVANVKLDPTQNLIYKTIKK, encoded by the coding sequence ATGAAACGGTGGGGTAGGATGACGAAGTTCCTATCTTTATTTTGTTTGTGTCTATTATTTATTGTTAGTTGTACTCCTAAACAACAAACAAATACACCTGCTCCCAGTTCTGTAACTACTACTGCGGGTGATGGTCGAATTACTATAGGAACTACAGGAAAACCAAGAACTCTTGATCCTGCTGATGCGTATGAATTATCATCCTTGGGTTTAATATTTAATATGAGCGATCGCTTGTATACTTACGAACCAGGAAGTACAGAAATTAAACCACAATTAGCGACAGAATTACCTAAAGTTAGTGCTGATGGTTTAACCTATACTATTCCTACTCGCAAAGGAGTATTATTTCATGATCAAACTCCCTTCAATGCTAAAGCAATGGAGTTTAGTATTCAGCGTTTTATCGAAAATAAAGGTAAACCATCTTTCTTACTTTCTGATACCGTAGCTTCAGTTAAAGCGACAGGAGAGGATGAATTAACAATTAAACTGAAAAAACCCTTTGCAGCTTTTCCTTCATTGTTAGCATTTTCTGGAGTATGTGCAGTTTCACCAACAGCTTATGAAATTGGGGCTGGAAAATTTAAACCCAATATCTTTGTAGGAACTGGTGCTTATAAATTAGCTAAATATGGAACAGATTCCTTAAGATTTGATGTATTTGATAAATATTGGGGAACAAAGCCCGAAAATAAAGGTGTGAATGTCCAAATTCAAACCAGTCCAGTCAATTTATTTAACGCTTTTAAAACTGGTGCGGTAGATGTGGCTTATCTATCTTTGCAACCAGACCAAATTCGCAGTTTAGAAGCCAGTGCTAAAAAAGGAGATTGGCAAGCAATTACCGCCCAAGGTAGTGTAGTTAGTTACATGGTGTTAAATCGCAATCAAAAACCTTTAGATAAAGTAGAAGTGAGAAGTGCGATCGCATCATTAATTGATCGTAAATTATTAAATGATCGCGTATTGTATTCCCAAGCTGATCCTCTTTACAGCATGATTCCCACAACCTTCAATGTTTCCCAACCATTATTTAAAGATAAATATGGTGATGGTAACTTTGAACTGGCTAAAAAATCCTTAGTTTCGGCTGGTTTTTCCAAAGAAAATCCCGCTAAAGTGCAAATTTGGTATCCCGCAAGTTCACCCACTCGTAGTTTAGCAGCACAAACCCTAAAATCCCTTGCTGATACTAAAATGGATGGGATGTTGCAATTGGAAGTTAAAACCGTAGAAGGTGCTACATTCTTTAAAGAAATTTCCAAGGGTTTATATCCAGCCGCTTTACTTGATTGGTATCCAGACTTTTTAGATCCAGATAACTACGTGCAGCCATTTTTAGCTTGTGAAAAAGGTTCAGTTGCTACAGGTTGCCAAGAAGGAGGCAGTCAAACTCAGGGTTCTTTCTATTATAGTGAAGCTATGAATAAACTCATAGATCAACAACGCAAAGAACAAAATCCCGAAGCCCGGAAAAAAATATTTGCAGACATTCAAGCCCAAGTTTTAACTGATGTTCCTTACATACCTTTATGGCAAAATAAAGATTATGTATTTGCCCAAAAAGGCGTAGCTAATGTTAAACTTGATCCTACCCAAAACCTGATTTACAAAACAATTAAAAAATAG
- a CDS encoding ABC transporter permease: MSRSKALQYYIVSRLLFAPLQLLTIITIVFLLLRATPGDPADAILGGRAPESAKEELRKQLGLDLPIWLQYLNYLGNLLHFDLGTSLTSRGQNVGEIIGQYFPATVELAFASMAVALIVGVLVGTISASRPGTAFDIGGRLFGIITYALPMFWAGMLLQLIFSVQLGWFPNSNRFPPNLPAPTNITGLYTIDSLLSGNLSQFLISLHHLALPSLTLGILLSGIFERIVRVNLKQTLKADYVEAARARGISENKILVSHALKNALIPVITVLGLTFASLLGGAILTEVTFSWPGLANRLYQAISDRDYPTVQGVLVFFGAIVVTASILIDILNAYVDPRIRY; the protein is encoded by the coding sequence ATGTCCCGTTCAAAAGCATTACAGTATTATATTGTTTCCCGGTTGCTATTTGCGCCATTGCAACTATTAACTATTATCACAATTGTTTTTCTTTTACTCAGAGCCACTCCAGGAGATCCCGCAGATGCAATTCTGGGAGGAAGAGCGCCAGAAAGTGCCAAAGAAGAATTAAGAAAACAGCTTGGTTTAGATTTACCTATTTGGTTACAATATCTCAATTATTTAGGTAATTTACTTCACTTTGACTTAGGAACTTCCTTAACTAGTCGAGGGCAAAATGTAGGCGAAATAATTGGTCAATATTTTCCAGCTACCGTAGAATTAGCATTTGCGAGTATGGCTGTGGCGTTGATTGTCGGCGTTTTAGTCGGGACTATTTCCGCTTCTCGTCCGGGAACTGCTTTTGATATTGGAGGGCGTTTATTCGGGATTATTACCTATGCACTACCGATGTTTTGGGCGGGTATGTTATTACAATTAATTTTTTCAGTTCAATTGGGTTGGTTTCCCAATTCTAATCGTTTTCCTCCCAATCTTCCCGCACCTACAAATATTACTGGTTTATATACAATTGATAGTTTATTAAGTGGTAATTTAAGTCAGTTTTTAATATCTTTACATCATTTAGCTTTACCAAGTTTAACTTTGGGAATTTTGTTAAGTGGCATTTTTGAACGGATTGTCAGAGTTAATTTAAAACAAACATTAAAAGCTGATTATGTAGAAGCCGCTAGAGCAAGGGGAATTTCTGAAAATAAGATTTTGGTTTCCCATGCTTTGAAAAATGCCTTAATTCCGGTAATCACGGTATTAGGATTAACATTTGCTTCCTTGTTAGGTGGAGCGATTTTAACAGAAGTCACATTTTCCTGGCCTGGTTTAGCAAATCGCCTATATCAAGCTATTTCTGACCGTGATTATCCCACAGTACAAGGGGTATTAGTATTTTTTGGGGCAATTGTTGTGACTGCAAGTATTTTAATTGATATTCTCAATGCTTATGTAGATCCGAGAATTAGATATTAA